The following are from one region of the Nicotiana tabacum cultivar K326 chromosome 3, ASM71507v2, whole genome shotgun sequence genome:
- the LOC107762979 gene encoding uncharacterized protein LOC107762979 — MDALIWNIRSVNTQQAFERLTKMHRKNHYEFVGLMEPKQQAKKLERYRNKIGLAQAISNVSNKIWAFIDEVFEVAVMYNMVQQLTLRLFHTEKHVEFVLILIYAKCDAIERIELWDSLYAMARDMDAPWLVGGDFNVIWDEEEKFGGLLVSLNEIDDFRHCVNTCNLFDLGFKGSIFTWLDGRAEEDCIFKRLDRCLANVQFQQTFSGIEVQHLSKTGSDHSPMYLKCDIETPPIKKPFKFLNFWVEHATFKDVVKENWTADFSANPYILFNHKLKKLKKALSLWSKATSGDIFQKIASMEEVVMVHEAEFEANPIGMNRERLQKVQAELIKCLALEEKYWQQKAGMTWFKEGYRNTKFFHAQVRGRRKRLQLNRIQNSGGAWIEEGQEIAEEAIKFYEEQFIEASTPSSFDIIEHVPNLVNTEQNAELIKQPIKEEVKVQYSDLMVIVLGARWYDRQILSFLLGHNKG, encoded by the coding sequence ATGGATGCTCTCATTTGGAATATAAGGTCAGTCAACACACAGCAGGCCTTTGAAAGATTGACAAAAATGCACAGGAAAAATCACTATGAATTTGTAGGATTAATGGAGCCAAAGCAACAAGCAAAAAAACTGGAAAGGTACAGAAACAAGATAGGACTTGCACAAGCAATTTCAAATGTTTCCAACAAGATCTGGGCTTTCATAGATGAGGTATTTGAGGTAGCTGTTATGTACAATATGGTACAACAATTAACACTACGATTGTTTCATACTGAAAAGCATGTGGAGTTTGTCCTAATATTGATATATGCTAAATGTGATGCAATTGAGAGGATAGAATTATGGGATTCATTATATGCAATGGCAAGGGATATGGATGCACCATGGCTtgtaggaggagatttcaatgtaaTATGGGACGAAGAAGAGAAGTTTGGTGGGTTACTTGTGTCTTTgaatgaaattgatgattttcgaCACTGCGTCAACACGTGCAATCTCTTCGACCTTGGATTTAAAGGTAGCATATTTACATGGTTGGATGGGAGAGCAGAGGAAGACTGTATATTCAAAAGGCTAGACAGATGCTTGGCCAATGTTCAGTTCCAACAAACATTTTCAGGAATAGAGGTGCAACATTTGTCAAAGACTGGTTCCGATCATAGTCCAATGTATCTGAAGTGTGATATTGAGACTCCACCAATAAAAAAGCCTTTTAAGTTCTTGAATTTTTGGGTGGAACATGCGACTTTTAAAGATGTGGTGAAAGAGAATTGGACAGCTGATTTCAGTGCAAATCCTTATATTCTTTTTAAtcacaagttaaaaaaattaaagaaggccCTTTCATTGTGGAGCAAGGCTACATCTGGAGATATTTTCCAAAAGATAGCAAGCATGGAGGAGGTAGTGATGGTTCATGAAGCAGAATTTGAAGCAAATCCTATAGGGATGAACAGGGAAAGGCTACAAAAGGTTCAGGCAGAATTGATCAAATGTCTTGCACTAGAGGAGAAATATTGGCAACAAAAGGCAGGCATGACTTGGTTCAAGGAAGGGTATAGGAATACTAAGTTCTTCCACGCACAAGTGAGAGGTAGGAGGAAGAGACTTCAGCTTAATAGAATTCAAAATAGTGGAGGAGCCTGGATTGAAGAAGGACAAGAAATTGCAGAAGAGGCTATCAAATTCTACGAGGAACAGTTCATAGAAGCATCTACTCCTTCATCATTTGATATCATAGAGCATGTTCCTAATCTGGTTAACACTGAGCAGAATGCAGAATTGATTAAGCAGCCAATAAAAGAGGAGGTTAAAGTGCAGTACTCGGACTTAATGGTGATAGTGCTGGGGGCCAGATGGTATGATAGGCAAATTCTATCATTCTTGTTGGGACATAATAAGGGATGA